The Lepidochelys kempii isolate rLepKem1 chromosome 5, rLepKem1.hap2, whole genome shotgun sequence genome window below encodes:
- the LOC140912132 gene encoding small ribosomal subunit protein eS27-like, translated as MPLVKDLLHPSPEEEKRKHKKKRLVQSPTSYFMDVKCPGCYKITTVFSHAQTVVLCVGCSAVLCQPTGGKARLTEGCSFRRKQH; from the coding sequence ATGCCTCTGGTGAAAGACCTGCTGCATCCCTCCCCCGAGGAGGAGAAGCGGAAACACAAGAAGAAGCGTCTGGTCCAGAGTCCGACCTCCTATTTCATGGACGTGAAGTGTCCAGGTTGCTACAAAATCACCACTGTATTCAGCCATGCTCAGACTGTAGTTCTGTGTGTTGGCTGCTCCGCTGTGCTGTGCCAGCCGACCGGGGGAAAGGCAAGGCTTACAGAAGGATGCTCCTTCAGACGAAAGCAGCACTAA